TGGATATTTCCTATCGGTTTATAGGCGATGATGGGGGGTTGCTCTATTTACACACTAATAATGGGGTATATCCTTATATCGTCAGATCCTCTCCCAAGGCATTTGTTGAAGCGTTCAAGGAGTTTCGGAAAACATTATAATACATATACCACCTTATGAACATCACCTCTTTATTAATAAGAATAACCGCAGCAATTTCAGTAAGTAGCGAATTATACATATTCCTGCTTTCATAACTGCACGTGTTCACTAACCAAAACCTTCAGTGAATACCGTGATTACAAGCAAATCAATTAATACCTACCTACCTTTAAAAATCTAATACTTCAAAATAACAGCTATTCCAAATAAGGAATAGCTGTTTTATTATGTCCTATAGCTGTTACCAATAATTCCTTATATCGAATAACTTAATTCTATGCCTTTAGACACATATAAATAATCATCAAGAATGAAAGTGCTTTGTGCTATCCGTGCGTATTGGTGACAGCAAGCCGTTCAATTTGTTAGTTCCTAACATCGTATTTGTGCATAGACTAATACAGGAATAAATAAGGGGTGTAAATGGATGGGACTATACATTAATGATAAAAACCATAAGAACATGTATAAAAGCCGCGACAAACTCCAAGGGAAAAACCAAACCCTTTTCGTGCAAAATCATGTATCAGAAATGGTAAAGGAACAGCAACGCATCAATGAAAAGCTTGCGCGTACACTTCTTGGGATTAGAACATTGTATGAACAGCAGTATGATGAAAATGAAAATAAATGGACGCAAATAGAAGCAGAAATACAGAAGCTGCGACAGTTTAATGCACATCATGAACGCATGGAAAATCAAGTTGTAAGCTACTTGAAGCTGCTGGAAAAAGATAATATAAAACTTCAAGAACTAATCAAAGCAGATCAATTAACAGACCAAGAAGTTAGAGAACAATGGAGCCAGATAAATTCCTCTTATCAAGGAATTGCAAATCAGCTTGCGGTAGTTGCCGAAGCAAATGAACAGCTTGCATTGAAGATGGATCAGCTAGCAGATTTTAATGACCATTTGTCAGAGAAGCTTGCAGTTCAAGGCGATTCGAATAAGAAAATAGAGAAGCAAATGGAAAATCAGGAAGCTATAACAGAGAAGATTGCCGAGGCAAATGAACAGCTAGCATTGAAAGTGGATCAGCAATCTGATTTTAACGGACAATTGTCAGAGCAGCTGGCAATTCAGGGAGAGCTGAATAAGCAGATTTTAGAAAGCCAGGAAACATTAAGAGAAAGGGTTGTAGAAGCAAATGAACAGCTTGCATTGAAGATGGATCGGCAAGTAGATTTCCATGACCATTTGTCAGAGCAGCTGGCAGCCCAATACGATTCGAATAAGAAAATAGAGAAGCGAATGGAAAATCAGGAAGCGTTTTCGGAGAAAATTGCGCAGGTAAATGAACAGCTTGCATTGAAAATGGATCAGCAAGCAGATTTCCATGGTCAGTTGTCAGAGCAGCTGGCAGCTCAAAGCGATTCGGATAAGAAAATAGCGAAGCAAATGGAAAATCAGGAAGCTATAACAGAAAAGATTGTCGAAGCAAATGAACAGCTTGCATTAAAGGTGGATCAGCAATCTGATTTTCATGGGCTGTTTTCAGAACAGCTGGCAGCTCAGAGTGAATCGGATAAGAAGATAGGGGAACAATTGGAAAATCATAAAGCAATGATGAAAAAAGTAGCCAAAGCTAATGGACAGCTGGCATTAAAAGTTGAAAAACAAACCGATCTTCACAAGCAGTTGTCAGAGCAAATAGCTGTTCATGGCGAGTCAAACAAGAAGATAGAGAAACGGATGGAAAATCAGGAAGCGTTGACGGAAAAGATTGTAAGGCAGCTAGGAGATTTTCGGAGTGTTTTATTCGAACGTACGAATTATTTATCGGAGAAAATAGAAGAGACGTACAGCTATTTAATAAGCATGTTAACGGATAGTGATCAAATCAACTCGAATTTTTTGCTGTATGAAAATCATAAGCAGAAAGAGAAAAGCAAATAAATAATAGGACGGTATATGTGGATGGCATATATCGTCCTATTTGGTTTAATTAAATTTCTCAATTCAATTTGTTTTAAATTAATCGGTCTTATTATTCGTTGGAAACATAGGAGCATATTAACCTAGTAACAATCTTTACACTTTTTTTATACTTTTCCAGACTTTTTCTTTATACTTGTTGCTTATCCTAAATGTATCAATATGGAGAGGGTGTTTGTGTATGGCAGATATTATTCTAAAAGCGACAAATGTTTCAAAAATATATGGAAAACACAAGGTACTGGATAATGTGACAGTTGAAATTCAGCGTGGAATGATATATGGATTAATCGGGGAAAACGGCGCAGGGAAATCCACTTTTATGCGCGCTGTGATGGGGCTGATTGCAATTGATGGGGGTGACATTGAGCTGTTTGGAAAAACGAGCAGGAAAGGGCTGCAGTGTTCGAGAAGAAAGATGGGGCAATCCATTGAGACACCAGCCCTATACCCTGATTTGACAGCTCGAGAGAACCTGCGAGTACAAGCGGCAAATGGTGGTGTTGGTGAAAGGGAGATTGATGATTTGCTCGACCTGATGAACTTGGAACATACAGGAAAGAAGAAGGTGAAGAACTTTTCGTTAGGTATGCGACAACGTTTGGCAATTGCATCAACATTAATTACGAATCCTGAGTTCTTAATATTGGACGAGCCGACAAATGGTTTGGATCCGTCAGGTATTGTCGAAATGCGGGATATGATTCTGCGATTGGTGACAGAACGCGGAATTACAGTCTTGCTTTCAAGTCATTTGCTTGACGAACTATCTCAGATTGCTACACATTACGGTATTTTACATGATGGGAAAATTATAAATGAGCTTTCAAAAGAAGACCTAGCACGGGTTACGCGGCAATATATAGAAGTAGAAACAACAGAAGTGGAAAAAGCTGTCGTTGTACTTGATGAAATGGGGATCCAGGACTATGAAGTGAGCAATGGAATCGAAATTCATATTTATGAGCAATTAGACGATGTTGCTGCAATCAATCATGCATTGGCTCTAGAGAACGTAAAAGTTTCCCGAATTGGAACCACGAGACAAAAACTCGAAGATTATTTCTTGCAATTAACTGGAGGAACAAAAAATGTTTAATCTTTTAGCAGCTGAAAAAATAAAAATGTATCGGAGCAAAAAATTATGGATTGCCTTAGCTATCCTATTTATTCTTCCTATTATACAAGTTATAAATAGCCAGCTAACTGTTCACCATGGGACAGAGCTCGTTCAGATGATTGATACGGTCATTAATGGAGCGACAGGAATCTTAATGATGAAAAAGAATGGACTTACTATTTTATTGGTGTTGATTGTGTTTATTAGCTTATTTATCGGGGAAGAATTTCAGAATGGAACGATTCGTAATGCGCTGTCCTTAGGACGAAGTCGAGTACATTATTATATATCAAAATTCCTCGCAGCAGCAATCTTTGCTTTTATTGGTGTACTTGGAATGACAGTGATTGGAATAGCTAGCTATACAGTTGTATTTGGCTTTGGAGAGGTTGATGGAATTACGAATTATATTCATTATGCCATTCAATCCTTTAGTGTGCTTTACCTATTAATTTTGGCGAATGTATCGATTTATGTCATGATTAGCTTTCTAACAAAAAATAGTAGCATCACGATCGTGTGGTGTTTCCTTTACACGATCGCCACTGGGTTTCTCCCAGAAATTTTTCAGCATACCGAAAACTTTGGTTATGTCACATTCTGGTTTACAGAAACATTTCTATTTTACTTTTATTTTGTGAGCCCCGCAGATATCGCTGAAATTCCAAGAATGATTGTAGTGAGTATTATTACCATTGTGTTATCATCAGGATTAGGAATACTTCTGTTTAAACGAACAGACATAAAGTAAAACTATAAACAGAAACAGGAATCTATAGGCTGTTTTCCAGCGCACATCTTGTTATCTTGTGTATGCTTCTGCTTAGATTTGGGGTATTCCAGTCTGTTAATGCGGAATAAAGTAGGTCGATAGGATGGCAACAGTATTAATTATTGAAGATGATCATACAATTCATTCCTTGATAAAAGAGGCCTTGGCACTGCAAGGCTTCAACACCTTAAGTGCTTATTCAGGAACAGAAGGAAAATTGCTGGTGGAACAAAATCAAATAGATGTTATCCTGTTAGATTTAATGCTTCCAGGGATGGACGGTGGAATTTTTCTGAAGGAGCTTCGGAAAGTGAACATGATACCAGTAATTGTGATCTCGGCTAAAAATGACCAAGCTTCGAAACTGGATCTTCTGACAAATGGTGCTGATGATTACATTACAAAGCCTTTTGATCTTAAGGAGCTGCTTGTACGTATTCGTATTCAGCTGCGCCATGCAGCAAAGGTGGTCTTCAGCGATATGAAGGAAATCCGCTATAAAGATATCCAGGTAAATTTAGATACCCGTGAAGTGAAAGTCAATGATCAAGCGGTTCATTTAACAGGACGTGAATATGCGATTCTACTCTTATTAATAGAGCATCCGCAAAAGGTATTCAGCCGTGCGAATATATATGAAAGCATTTGGAATGAACCCTTTTTTAATAGTGATAAAACAATTAATATGCATATCAGCAATTTGCGAAATAAATTGAATCAGGCTGATACAAACTATATTCAAACGGTCTGGGGCATAGGCTTCAAATTTGATTAACGAAAGGAGCGTGAATGTGATGTGGGGGTGGATTTTTGTCTTCATAGCATTTGTGCTCTTTCTTTATGTTTACTTTTTAAAGCGAGAGCTTCAGAAATTGAGGCAGGAGGTCAAGGAGCTCCCGGAACGTTCCAGCTTTGGTACAAGACTCTCGCTTGATTTTCGGGATAAGGCATTGCTTGACTTAATTGATGGACTAAATCAGATGATTGATGCTTTTGATGGGAAAAGTCGTCAAGCAAAGCAAATGGAAGAGAATGTAAAGCTAACCATCGCTGGGCTTTCCCATGATCTCAGAACACCATTAACGTCGATTAATGGTTATGTTCAGCTATTGCAAGTGACGACAGACGAAACGAAACGGCAGCATTATATTTCAATTATTAAACAGTCCGTTGATCGTTTAATGAAGATGACCGATCATTTTTATGAGTTGGCCCGCATTGAAACCGATCAAAAGGAAATAGTGTTCTCTTCCATAGCATTATCTAATTTGGTAGAGGAAGTCGTTCTCTCCTTTTATGATCAATTGCAGGAAAAACAAATAGAGCTCCACTTTCCTGAACACCAACAGCACAACTATCAAATTATTGCTGACGAGTTCTTGTTAATACGCGTTATCCAAAATGTCATCCAAAATATAATACGTTATGCCAAAAGCAGAGCGATAATCAGCTATGATAAACAAGGAGAGAATATCCTGTTTACCATCAAAAATGATATTAAAACAGATAGTAAAATAGCAGTAGAAAAAGTATTTACGCGTTTTTATACAGAGGTTGCCAGCAGAACGAATACAGAAGCCAGTGGGTTAGGGCTGTATCTGTCTAAAAAATTAGTTGGAAAAATGAATGGAAAGATGGACGCTGCGTTGCATGGGGAGTGGTTTATCCTTACGGTTCGTCTTCCTGTGAACAGAAGTCAATTTTGACGTATTTTATTCAATGAGGCAATAACAGATGACATTAAAGTGCCAGTTAAGATGAAAAAAGAATAGCGAAAAAACGAGACTGAATTTATTTCAATCGTCTCGCTTTTTTGCTATATAGGAAACTATAAAATTTGAATGCTGTGGATAACTTTAGATACCGGAGGAGCCACTTCCAGCTCCAGCGCCCAACGAGACTTCCCTCACCTTATGACAATCTAAAGAAGACTTGCCGACTGGCTGTGTCGGAGGCCTAGTCGCACTTATACCCTTGTGGTGAAATCGGGCATCAACTCTGGGGAAAAGGATGGCCGATTAAAATCAGGCTGCGCCTAACATCGGCATACCCCTAAAGGGGCATGTTTCCTCTATCTCCTACGTAAGAATGTTCGACAAGTCGAACCACCCCAAAGTACGGGGCGCAGTCCGTGCGTCGCTAACCGGGCGCTTGCACTTTTGTTCTGCCTCCTACTGTCTTTCATTTTTTCTTTCCAGCTTAGACATTCGAACTGAGGCGACAATTAATGCTCCAATAAGGAATAACCCGAGATAGCCGATAAGTGGATAAAAGTAGCTGACAAGGTCTTTAAATCCAACAAAGCTTAATAAATAGGCAATTGTTAAGATGATAATAAGGAAAACTTTAAATTTCGGTGTTCCCATTTCGACAAATCGCGCGCCAAATGAGAAGAACATGCTTGCTGCTGTATTAAAAATCATCCCGAATAAAACGATAGCCATGAAAAAGCCCAATATTGGTGAAATCTGATTTGCGAGCTGCAGCATAGGCATATCATATCCTTGGACAAGGTCGATTTTTGAGAAAATCGCAAGGTGACTTAAAATAATAAGAATCCCTATTCCTAATCCG
This region of Oceanobacillus sp. FSL K6-2867 genomic DNA includes:
- a CDS encoding ABC transporter permease; this translates as MFNLLAAEKIKMYRSKKLWIALAILFILPIIQVINSQLTVHHGTELVQMIDTVINGATGILMMKKNGLTILLVLIVFISLFIGEEFQNGTIRNALSLGRSRVHYYISKFLAAAIFAFIGVLGMTVIGIASYTVVFGFGEVDGITNYIHYAIQSFSVLYLLILANVSIYVMISFLTKNSSITIVWCFLYTIATGFLPEIFQHTENFGYVTFWFTETFLFYFYFVSPADIAEIPRMIVVSIITIVLSSGLGILLFKRTDIK
- a CDS encoding HAMP domain-containing sensor histidine kinase; its protein translation is MWGWIFVFIAFVLFLYVYFLKRELQKLRQEVKELPERSSFGTRLSLDFRDKALLDLIDGLNQMIDAFDGKSRQAKQMEENVKLTIAGLSHDLRTPLTSINGYVQLLQVTTDETKRQHYISIIKQSVDRLMKMTDHFYELARIETDQKEIVFSSIALSNLVEEVVLSFYDQLQEKQIELHFPEHQQHNYQIIADEFLLIRVIQNVIQNIIRYAKSRAIISYDKQGENILFTIKNDIKTDSKIAVEKVFTRFYTEVASRTNTEASGLGLYLSKKLVGKMNGKMDAALHGEWFILTVRLPVNRSQF
- a CDS encoding ATP-binding cassette domain-containing protein, coding for MADIILKATNVSKIYGKHKVLDNVTVEIQRGMIYGLIGENGAGKSTFMRAVMGLIAIDGGDIELFGKTSRKGLQCSRRKMGQSIETPALYPDLTARENLRVQAANGGVGEREIDDLLDLMNLEHTGKKKVKNFSLGMRQRLAIASTLITNPEFLILDEPTNGLDPSGIVEMRDMILRLVTERGITVLLSSHLLDELSQIATHYGILHDGKIINELSKEDLARVTRQYIEVETTEVEKAVVVLDEMGIQDYEVSNGIEIHIYEQLDDVAAINHALALENVKVSRIGTTRQKLEDYFLQLTGGTKNV
- a CDS encoding response regulator transcription factor, whose protein sequence is MATVLIIEDDHTIHSLIKEALALQGFNTLSAYSGTEGKLLVEQNQIDVILLDLMLPGMDGGIFLKELRKVNMIPVIVISAKNDQASKLDLLTNGADDYITKPFDLKELLVRIRIQLRHAAKVVFSDMKEIRYKDIQVNLDTREVKVNDQAVHLTGREYAILLLLIEHPQKVFSRANIYESIWNEPFFNSDKTINMHISNLRNKLNQADTNYIQTVWGIGFKFD